Within the Mucilaginibacter sp. CSA2-8R genome, the region GCGAACCCGGTAAAATAACTATTGTATACGCCAGCCCTAACGAAGAAACCGAATATCGCGGATACATTAAAACCATGCAGGACCGCCGGTTATTGGGCAACAAGATTGAGGTGCTGGAGGTAGAAGATTTGCAAAGTGTTTCGGGATTAAAAGCACTCCGGATAAATATATTACACGAATAAACCCACAGAGCGAGCTACTTATAGCTTGAGACTGCTGTTTGTTAACTACCAAAACCTTTATTTTCTTTTTAAGAAAACCATTTATTTCCCCCGTGTTACTATTAAGGCTACTGTGCGTTGGCAAACAGCCGCAGTGAGTTATGCAATACTTAAATTAAAGCATAAAACTTATGGAAAACACAACCAACCAAGACCCTACAGAAAAGTATGTAAGCGAACCGTTTTCGGAACAGCAGCAGGACGCTCCGGGAACCGAAACCGAATTGCAGCCTAAAGCCGATCATGGCGAAAACTCCTACAAAGGATCGGGCAAATTGACAGGCCGCAAAGCTATTATCACCGGCGGCGACTCGGGCATTGGCCGTGCTGTAGCTATTGCTTACGCACGCGAGGGCGCCGACGTTTTAATTTCGTATTTTAATGAAGACGAAGATGCCCGACAAACTGCCAAATTTATTGAAGAAGCTGGCCGAAAGGCAGTATTGGTAAGCGGCGATATCCGCGATGAAGCACATTGCCAGAAAATTATTGATACCGCTGTGGCCGAGTTTGGTCAGATTGATATCCTGGTAAACAATGCTGCTTTCCAGATGTCGCGCCAGTCGTTGCAGGAAGTGAGTACTGAGGAATGGGACCGCACTTTTAAAACCAACATTTACCCGATGTTTTATTTGTGCAAAGCGGCCGAGCAACACTTAAAGCCAGGTGCTACCATCATTAACACCACCTCGGTAAATGCTTATAAACCCCGGCCAACTTTAGTAGCCTATGCAGCTACAAAAAGCGCTATCCAAAACTTTACCTCGAGCATGGCGCAACTGTGGGCCGAAAAAGGTATAAGGGTTAATTGCGTAGCACCAGGCCCCATCTGGACACCACTCATCCCATCTACCATGACGCCTGATGAGGTAAAATCATTTGGGCAGGATGTACCGCTTAAACGTGCCGGTCAGCCCGCCGAACTGGCCGCTGCTTATGTATTACTGGCGTCAGAAGATTCAAGTTATATGACCGGTTCTACCATACAGGTAACCGGCGGCTCTCCAACCATTTAACACATTTAGTTACACCGAATATTATGCCCCAATAGCCAGTAACACGTTGGCTATTGGGGTTTTTCTTGCCTTATACATAGCAAATCGCAATAAATAATTCGATTTTTAAAATCAAAGGCTATCTTTGCTTCATAAATTCTTAAGGGGTGCCTTGCTTTGAGCAATCAAAACACAAAGACAGGCTGAGATCATACC harbors:
- a CDS encoding SDR family oxidoreductase produces the protein MENTTNQDPTEKYVSEPFSEQQQDAPGTETELQPKADHGENSYKGSGKLTGRKAIITGGDSGIGRAVAIAYAREGADVLISYFNEDEDARQTAKFIEEAGRKAVLVSGDIRDEAHCQKIIDTAVAEFGQIDILVNNAAFQMSRQSLQEVSTEEWDRTFKTNIYPMFYLCKAAEQHLKPGATIINTTSVNAYKPRPTLVAYAATKSAIQNFTSSMAQLWAEKGIRVNCVAPGPIWTPLIPSTMTPDEVKSFGQDVPLKRAGQPAELAAAYVLLASEDSSYMTGSTIQVTGGSPTI